GGCCGAATAAAAACCGATTACTATCAGTTTTATGGCCCAAAGCCTCCTAAAAAACAGCGGTAACAACAAAATTCAAACCGTATGCACAATACAAAATAAGCCCCGTGTCAATGCAGGGCTTATTTATTATTCATTAAATCCAGTTTTAAATTGTTTTAAAAAGCAAAATATATGTTTCTGTCTCCGTTATCTTCGTACTTCATGTTTAAAGCTCTGATAAATCAGCTTGAAAATAGCTTAAGCTATACAATTTATTTAAGCGGATAAAAATATAAAGCCATATCAACGCATATAAAATTTGTATGTTCTGCATATTAGAATTATACTGATTTCAAATTTCCTGAATAAATTCTTTTATAATAATTAAAGAATACCCCCGGTTCCTTTTATATAACTATATAAATAAAATTCCACTCAAAAAATAAATCGTTTTCTTGAGCGGAATTTATGCAGGCTACAATATCAATTATAAGGCCCGCAGAATTAATATTAAATTCATAAATTTCATCTTTAATAAAACCCTTATAAAATTTTATAATATCCGGCCGATATTCTATGCTCCGCTTGAAAGCAGTTCATTAAGCTTGTTCTCCGACTGTTCAAACACATTTGAATCCGAAAACTCATTTATAACACGGGCATAATATTCTTTAGCCCCTTCTGTATCGCCCTTATTTTCACTTATACTTCCAAGCAGATACAAAACGTCATCCATGAAATTCTCTTTTGAGCCATATTCAAGCGCTGTTTTCAGTTCAACTTCAGCTTCATCGATATTGCCTGCCGAAAATAGACTCTCGCCTTCATTATAATAATATTCGGCTGCAAAAGGATATGTTTTTTCTTTCAATGCTTCTATACGCGATTTATCTTCTTCTTCGAATTTTTCAACGTCAAGTTTTTTCAAAAGTTTAGCCGCTTCTATATTCTCTCCCGAAGCGCTGTAGTTAAGCGCAAGCTGAAAGCTCTCAGCCTGCTCCTTGTTTGCTTCAGCCGCTTTATATTGCTCGTTTTCAGCTTTCAAAGTTTCATTTTCTTCTTCCAGCTGTTTATATTTCAGCGCAAAAGTAGACGTACCGTTGGTATTTTCATCTTCTAACTGTATTATACGTTCTTCAAGAGTGTCTATTTTTTTTAAAAAACCGCTTTCAATTCCCGGCAGCGCCAATGCTGCCGCAATAGCGCCGGTAATGATAACGCCTGCAAAAAAAGTTACAATTTCCCACCTTACTTTTATTTTTTTAGGCGCATTTTCATTATATCCTGTGCCCGTAGTATTTTTATCGTCAGACTTCTTGTTTTCGGAGCTCAGATCAGCAAGATATTCCAACGCTTTAGGGTTTCGTTTGTCTATTTCCAAAACCTTATCAATATATGTCCGGGCCTTCTTTTTATCGCCTTTTCCAACATAATAAGCGGCTATAAGGTTATATGCATCAACAAAATTAGGATTAAAATCAACAGCTTTTTTAAGCCCTATTAAAGCCAAATCATCGCTTCCCGCCTTAAACTGTCCGATAGCTTTATTGTAAAAAACAATGGCGTCGTTGCATTTTTCTAACATTCTCCCATTTTTTTGAAGCGCGGCAATATATTTTGTTGCCGGGTTTTTTTCATTTTTCATGCTTTCGCTGATTATCCACTGTTTAAGCGCGTCGCCTACCATGCCTATCTGGTAGTATGATATTCCGAGCAGGTTTCTTGCAACATAATTTTTTTTATCAAACATGACGCATTGGCTCAAAGAGATTATAGCCGCCGAATAGTCGCCTTCACGGGCATAATAAACGCCTTTATTATATTGCTTAAGCGAAATCGTTCTTACCTTATTCAATAAAACTACATCGCTTTTACAGCGGGGGCATATATTTCCATTTCTAACTTCTTCTCCGCATTTCTGACAAATCATTTCATACCGCCTTTATTCCCATTTGCTCCTGTGGGCTCTCTCGTTTGAAGCATATTTTGTTTCTTCCCTGTTTTTTGAAATGTAATTAAGCATGTCCATTATATCCTTCAAATCTGTCGAATGTATAGACTGTTCGATATCTCCGACTTCGAGTATCGGTTCATACTTTTTTATTTCGTTTTTGAAATCAATCATTTTTTACCACCTGCAAGTTTGTATAATTCGCCTATAAGGTACAGGCTTCCCGCACAGCACAAAACATCTTCCTCGGCCGTAATTGATTTTGCCAGATTATACGCTTTTTCAATATCTTTTTCCCTTAAAGTTTCAACTTGATATTTAGATATAGTTTCAGTTAATTTATCAACATCCCATTTACGGGAATTATTCGGCTCTGTTAAAACAATCCTGCTTGCCAGCGGAACAAGCGTATCCATCATTTTTTCATATTCCTTATCGCCAAGGATGCCTACAAGCAAAGTGATTTTTTTATCCGAAAAATACTTTTTAAGCGATTCCGCAAGCATATGTATTCCGTCAATATTATGGGCGCCGTCAAGTATAACGGTCGGATTTTCTTCTACAATCTCCATCCTGCCGCTCCATCTTGCTTTGCTTATACCCTTTAATACCGCATTTTCGGACAATTCAACCCCCGCATCCTGAAGCGCCCTGCATACAAGCAGGGAAGCGGCGCAGTTATTGATTTGATAATCTCCAAGCAATTTTATTTTAACATTTTCATAGTCGATATATTCATTGTGTATGGAAAATTCCGTTCCATTAATATTCTGCGAAATAACATGTATTCCTTCATCTTTTACAAAATAAAGTTCAGAGCCTTTTTCATCCGAAATACTTTTTATAATATTATAAACTTCATCTGTTTGCGTATATAATACTACGGGGCATCCTTCTTTTATTATGCCTCCTTTTTCATAAGCGATTTCTTCAATACTGCCTCCAAGGTAATCCATATGATCCATGCTTATGGACATAATAACTGATACTATAGGCTTTTTAACAACGTTTGTAGCATCGGACTTTCCTCCAAGGCCAACTTCCAAAACAAGAAAATCAACATTCTTTTCCGCAAAATATGAAAACGCAAGAGCAGTAACAACCTCAAAAACCGTCGGCTGCGATATTCTTCCGGAGCCGACAAGGCTGTCGCATTTTTCCTTTACTATTTCCATGTGACTTGCAAAATCCTCATCGGTGATCTTTACATTATTTATTGTATACCTTTCATTATAATCTTCAAGATGCGGCGATGTGTAAACGCCCACATTGTATCCCTGTGCAATGAGCGCATTTGAAACCATAGCACAGCAAGATCCCTTGCCGTTTGTGCCGGCAACATGTATAACTTTAACTTTATCCTGAGGGTTTCCAAGGCTCTCCATTAAAACCTGCACTCTTTCAAGCCCCAGATCAAACCCAAGGCAGTAAATCCCGTCAATATATTCAAGCGCTTGTGAGTAATTCATCTTATACCTCTATTCATATATAAATTCTACAAAAAACTACAAAAATTCATTTAAAGTATATACTATACGACTCCATTTGTAAACCGTTCTATAAATTCAGCTTCAGTTAAAATTTCAACGCCAAGTTCCTTTGCCTTTTTATTTTTTGAAGATGACGAATCCGGGTTATTATTTATTAAAAAGTTGGTTTTTGAAGTTACGCTTCCCGTAACTTTTCCTCCCATTCTTTCTATTTCCGTTTTAAGTTCCTTTCTGTTGTTATAGCGTGTTAGATCTCCGGTTATTACAAACGTAACGCCGCTTAAAGAATTATCTCCGCTTTCTTCCTCCTTTTCAAAATTTAAAAACCCAATAGCTTCATTAAAAAGCTCGATATTTTTACTGTTTGAAAAGTAGCTTACGATACTGTGCGCTATAATTTGGCCAAATCCATCCACGTCTACAAGCTCTTCTTCCGTAACATTTTTTATTTTTTCAATATCAAAATCAGTATTTCTGCATAGAAGCTTAGCATTGTTAAGCCCAACTTGATTTATTCCGAGGGCGTATATAAAATTTGCCAATGGCACTGTTTTTGACTTCTCCACAGCATTAATTAAATTGCTGTAGCTTTTCTCGCCGAAACCGTCCATTCCCTTTATTTCATTTTCAAACTTTTCAAGTTTATATATATCCGTATAAAATTCAATATATCCCTTATCTACAAACTTGCTTAATGTTTCTTCGGATAGTCCTTCTATATTCATAGCATCTCTTGAGGCAAAATGCGCAAGGCTTCTGACAACCTGCGCCCTGCATGTCGGATTTGTACAGTAAAGAGCTTCGCCGTCCCTAAGTTTTTTTACAGCCGTTTCCCCGCCGCACACGGGACATTTTTTTGGGATCTCAATATTTCCGCTTTGGGTTATATTTTCAGCGATCTGCGGTATTATCATATTGGCTTTATAAACGCGTATTATATCTCCTATGCCCAATTTAAGTTCTTTTAATATGCTTAAATTATGAACGCTGGCCCTGTTTACAGTGGTTCCTTCCAGTTCCACCGGTTCAAATACTGCAATGGGATTTATAAGCCCCGTCCTCGAAGTGCTCCAATCTATTTCGCGAAGTACGGTTTCCGCCGTTTCATCCGCCCATTTGAAAGCAATAGAATCTTTTGGAAATTTAGACGTTTCTCCGAGGCTTCTGCTGTATGAAATGCTGTTAAATGTTAAAACAAGCCCGTCGGAGGCAAAATCGTTTCTGTTTATGCGGCTTTCAAAATATTTTACTGTTTCGTAAATATTATTTTTATTTACAAGCTTGTTTTCCACAACATCAAAACCGAGCTCCTTCAGCCATAAAATATTATCGGACTTCAAATCGCTTATTTCTTTCCCTTCGGCGCTAACAAGGCCGAATATATATATCATTACATTGCGTTTTGCCGCAATCTCGCTGTTAAGCTGCCTTACAGTGCCGCTGCACAGGTTTCTTGGGTTTTTATACTTTTCCTCATCGGGAAGTTCATTATTTATACGCTCAAATTCACTGAATGTTATAATTCCCTCTCCCCTAAGCACGAGGGAACCTTTAAAATCTATTTTAACGGGAAGATTTTTAAAAAACCTCGCGTTATGAGTTATATCCTCGCCGATTTCACCGTTGCCGCGCGTAACAGCCTGCAAAAGCTCTCCGTTTTCATATTTTAAAACTATTGTAAGACCGTCAAGCTTCCATGACAAAATGCCTTCGCTGTCGCCAAGCCATTCCGAAAGTTTCCCTATATCCTTTGTTTTGTCAAGAGAAAGCATACGGCTTTCATGCCGAACCTTCTCAAGCCCGCTTAGAACAGTATACCCCACGCTTTGAGTCGGACTGCCGCTTAAAACAATGCCCGTTTCCTTTTCAAGCCTTAACAGTTCGTCATAAAGTTTATCATATTCATAATCTGACATTGTACTGTCGGCAAACTGGTAGTAATGCTTTGACGCATTATTAAGTATTTCTATAAGTTCCTTCATGCGATCCATTTTTATATCAATCCACCTTAATCAGCTTGGATAATCTAGCCATAAATTTTTTGCTGCCTTTATCTTTAAAATATACCTCAACTTCAAAATCTGCCCCTGCAGCTTTTATACTTTTTACCGTTCCGATTCCGTATTTAGGTGCGCGTACGCTGTCGCCTTCCTTAAAATTAAGCTTAAAATCCGTTGGCGCCGGTATCTCGGGCTTAGACACCGAAACTCCGTAAGCTTTATTAAGTCCCTCTCCTCCAGCCATATTGTACCCTGCTTTCGGCCTTGCGTTTATTCGAGGCGAAGTCGGCGTAAATACAACATTGCGTTTTTGCTGTTCCAAAATATTTTCCGGTATCTCATTTAAAAATCTTGAAGGCTGATTATACTGTGTATTCCCATTTGTCATCCTGCAACGCGCGTAGGTTAAATAGAGTTCTTTTCTGGCCCTTGTTATTCCCACATAAAAAAGACGCCTTTCTTCCTGTATTTCCTTTTCACTGCCATATGCAATGCTTCTGTAACTCGGGAACATGCCTTCTTCCATTCCGCATATAAATACATACGGAAACTCAAGCCCTTTGGCAGAATGGAGCGTCATAAGAACGACAGCTTCTTCTTTATCCGAATAGTCGTCAATATCAGCCACAAGCGCGACTTCTTCAAGAAAACTTTCAAGCGTGGGATTAGAAGCGGTGTTGCTGAACTCGGCCGCTTTTGAAATAAACTCTTTTATATTTTCCTTCCTTCCTTCAGCTTCGTCCGTTCCTTCTATGTCAAGAGCTTCGAAATATCCTGTCCTATTAGCCACTTCTTCAATAAATTCCGGAAGGGTAAGCAAATCCTTTTTAGATTTAAGGATTTCTATCATTGCATAAAATTCTTCGAATTTTTTTGCCCTGGGACCGAAATTCTTATTATCCTCAAGGCTTGATATGCTTTCATAAATACTGATTTCCAAATCCTGCGCAAAATTAGAAAGCTTTTCAACGGATGTATCGCCTATGCCCCTTTTCGGAACATTAACAATACGTTTAAAAGCCACATCGTCATTCGGATTTGCCATCAGTTTAAGGTACGCAAGTATATCCATAATTTCTTTACGGTCGTAAAATCTCGTCCCGCCGCAAAGCCTGTACGGTATGCCCTTTTTAACAAAAGCCTCCTCAATAGCCCTGGACTGGGCATTTGTTCTGTAAAGCACAGCAAAATCTTTATAATTCCTTGAAAGGCCGGTCAAATTCTCAATCTTGTCGGCGACATATTTTCCCTCGTCATATTCATTATCGGCTTTATGCAGCCTTATTATACTTCCGTCGCCGTTTTCTGTCCAAAGCGACTTGTCTTTGCGTTCATCATTATTCTTAATAACTGAGTTAGCCGCTTCAAGTATTGTTTTGGTTGAACGGTAATTCTGCTCAAGCTTTATAACCTCGCATCCGGGAAAATCTTTTTCAAAATCCAGTATATTTCTTATGTTCGCACCTCTCCAGCCATATATGCTCTGGTCGTCGTCGCCGACTACGCAAAGGTTTTTATACTTATCCGCAAGAAGCCTTATAAGCTGATACTGCGACGTATTAGTATCCTGATACTCGTCAACCATTATGTATTTAAAACGTTCCTGATATTTTTCAAGCGCTTCCGGATTTGTCTGGAAAAGAAGAACCGTATTATAAATAAGGTCGTCAAAGTCAAGAGCATTACTGCTTTTTAATTTTTTCTGATACTCCCTGTAACACGATGCAATTCTTGCCTTCCTGAAATCCTGTTCCGCTTCCTGACTGTATTTTGACGGGGAAATCAATTCCTCTTTTGCCCTGCTTATTTCGGCCATAACGCCTTTCAGCGGAAACGTCTTATCCTGGAGGCTTATACCAAGACGCGTAAAACAGTCTTTCATAACTTTCTCTGCATCTTTTGTGTCATATATGGAAAAATTCCTGTCATATCCTAATTTGTCAATTTCCCTTCTTAAAATTTTTACACAAGAAGAATGGAACGTACTTATCCATATATCCTCCGATCCGCTTCCAACAAGAGAATCTATCCTTTCTTTCATTTCTTTTGCCGCTTTGTTCGTAAATGTGATAGCCATAATATTCCAAGGTTTAACGCCTTTTTCTATAAGGCTTGCTACCCTTACGGTAAGAGCCCCTGTTTTTCCGCTCCCGGCCCCTGCAAGTATAAGCACGGGTCCCTCGGTTGTGTCTACAGCTTTTTTCTGCATCGGGTTTAATTTATCATAGCCAATCATCTGTATTCTCCTTATATAAAAAATTATCTTTTCCACACAAACGCACATAAGCCCATACCGGAAATTTACCGGCGGGCTTATGTGCGGGATATATTGCCTTAAATTAACTTATTCGCTTTTATGTTTCTCTGCAACCCTGTCTATAGCGAGCTTATATCCGTCCGTACCGTAAATCAGGGCCCTGTTAACCCTGCTTATAGTCGCTGTTGAAGCTCCTGTTTTTTCCGCTATTTCTATATAAGTACATTTACGGTCAAGCATTTCAGCAACAGCCATCCTCTGCGCAATGGCATTAATCTCATGGACAGTACACAGGTCCTCGAAAAGCTGATAACATTCTTCTATGTTTTCCATAACAAGCACACATTCAAAAAGCTTGTCCGTAATAGGGCTTTTTATCTTTGGATTCAAATTTATCACCTTCGCTGGATTATATATTATTGTAATTTTAACATTTTACAGCATTAAAGTAAAGTAATAAATTCTTAAATAAACGGTAAAAACAAAGCTCTTGCTATTTGAATATAAAAATATATAAAAACAAAAGCCGTTGTAAAAAATAAAATCCCATTTCAGCAAATATAATTATACATTCGATGAAACGGGATCACAACGCCGAAGTAACTGAACTTCGCCGCTCAGAGTATGAAATTCTCAAAAAACAAAAAATTTTCGTATATAAACTCAGCGGCATCCCTTAGTATTTAATGCCAGCCTATTTATAAAAAGCCAAAAACACCGAAAAGTTTTCTATTGGGAATCAATCTGTTTTTATTTTAAAATTTTCAACAATATCGTTCCAACATCTTTCGCATATATCGGCTTTTTGTGTTTCTCCGTCCCTGCCTGAAAAATAGTTCCATGTTTTTTCTATGTGCAAAAAGTCAGGATAATACCCCAACGCATCCGGCTTGATTTCCCTGCCGCATACATTACAGTAAACTTTTGAAATAACTTCTGTTTCTTTCATCTGTATTTCTGTTTTTATCAAAGCTCTCCCCCCTTGTATAAAAAATTTTATCATATTATAGGGAAAAAACATATACAAAATTTATTGTATTAATGGTAAAATATACGATAGAAACGGAGGAAAAACAAATGAACCTTCTTAATGAACCAGAAAGCTGCACATTATGCCCTCGCGAGTGCGATGTTAACCGCACCCTGTCCCCCTCGGGCTTTTGCAATAATTCATTAAATATAAAAGCCGCCCTTGCATCCGTTCATTATTTTGAAGAACCGTCCGTCAGCGGTACAAACGGCTCCGGTACAATATTTTTTTCGGGCTGTAATATGAAATGTATATTCTGCCAAAACTATGATATAAGCCAATTTAATAAAGGAATTGCCATTTCTGTTTCGGATTTGGCAAAAACAATGATTCTGCAGCAGGAAAAAGGCGTACATAATATTAATCTCGTTTCCGGAGGCCATTTTATTCCGCAGATAAAAGAAGCCCTTAAAACAGCTAAAAGCATGGGCCTTGAAATACCTATCGTATATAACTCCAACGGATATGAAAAAGCCGAAACCCTAAAATCTCTCGACGGGCTTATAGACGTCTATCTTCCGGATATTAAATATTTCAGCGACGAATACGCTGTAAAATATTCCTCGGCGCCAAACTATTTTGCCAATGCCTCGGCCGCCGTACTTGAAATGTACAGGCAGGCAGGAAAAAATATATTTTCACCCGACGGTTTAATTAAAAAAGGCGTTATAATCCGTCATCTCGTTCTTCCCGGCCTAAAAGAGGACAGTAAAAAAATTCTTTTGTGGATCAAAGAAAATATCGGGCATAATGCTTATATATCCTTAATGAGCCAGTATACTCCTATGTATAGAGCTTTAAATACCAAACCTCTTAACAGGAAAATTACAACATATGAATACCAAAATGTAATAGACTATTTTTTTAAAATAGGCTTGAAAAACGGGTATATGCAGGAGCGTTCTTCCGCAAATAAAATATATACGCCAAACTTCGATTTTTCCGGCCTTATAAAAGGAGATTGAATATGAAAACGGTTACAGAAAGATTTTTGGAATATGTAACGCACAACACAAAAAGCGATGAAAATTCAAAAACAACGCCAAGTTCAAAATGCCAGCTTGATTTTGCCGATTTTATTGCGGGCGAATGTCGAAAAATCGGTTTAAAAAACATAACCGTTGACAAAAACGGCTATGTTATGGCATTTCTTCCAAAAACAAAAAACAATATGCCGAAAATAGGATTTATCGCTCATATGGACACCAGCCCCGAAGCTTCCGGCGAAAACGTTAGGCCGGTTATAACAAGAAATTACAACGGCACAGATATAAAGCTCAACGGCGTCACCCTTTCGCCGGAAGCATTTCCCGAGCTTTTAGAATATAAAGGCGGCGACATAATATCTTCTGACGGAACAACTCTCCTCGGCGCTGACGATAAAGCCGGAATTGCTGAAATACTTACCGCAATGGAATATATTATAAACCACCCTGAAATAGATCACGGTGAAATCGGCATAGCGTTTACTCCCGATGAAGAAATAGGAAGAGGCGCCGACTTTTTTGATGTAAAATCTTTCGGCTGTGATTTTGCATATACTGTAGACGGCGGAAAAATCGGAGAATTGGAATATGAAAACTTCAATGCAGCGCGTGCAAAAATAAGTATAACCGGTATAAACGTCCACCCGGGAACAGCAAAAGGCCTTATGAAAAACGCATCGCTTATAGGATGCGAACTTGCATCTATGCTGCCTCCGTCGGAAACCCCTTCAACTACCGGCGGGTATGAAGGATTTTACCATCTCGTATCATTTAACGGCAACGTAAGCAAATGCACAATGGCGTACATTATAAGGGACTTTGACAAAGAAAACTTTGTCAAAAGGAAAGCTGAAATGGAACGTGTTGTTTCATATATAAACTCAAAATACGGCAACGTCGCATGCCTTGAAATGTATGACGAGTATTATAATATGTTTGAAAAAGTATCCCCACACAAAGAAATTATAGATTTAGCAAAAAAAGCTATGGAATTAAGCGGCGTAACCCCTCTTATTAGTCCGATAAGAGGCGGTACTGACGGGGCAAGACTTTCATATATGGGTCTTCCATGCCCAAATATTTTTGCAGGCGGCCATAATTTTCACGGTATTTACGAGTTTATACCCGTTAACAGCATGGAAAAGGCCGTTCAGGTTATTATAAACATAATTAAGCTTTCATAATTTTTCAATAATTTTATTTTTTTTAAAATTGTCCTTGATTTTATTTATAAAGTATGATAGTATGTAGAAAAATTAATATTTCGCTATGACTGAGTTGATGGTTTTCCATTGGGCTGTTGTTGGTTGAAAATTCAGAGAGGGGCTGTTTGGTGAGAAGCCTTCAGTACAACATCAGTAAATTACCGCTCACAGCTTCCGGATTAATACCCGGCGGGTTTGCCCGATATAGCTTTGAGAGGCGCTTTTGCGTAAATTAAGGTGGTACCACGGGCTATCCCGTCCTTTGGACAGGATAGCTTTTTTATATGGGATTTAACTGCAACAAAACACTTCAAAAATATAAAAATTTTAGACAACCTAACCGGCAGTTAAATCCCGCCTATTGCCGCTATTTTAAATTTACGATAGAGCACACGGAAAATCCATATTTTTATATTTGCAAAGGGGAAATAAAAATGAAAAATGCATTTGAAATTCTTGAAGAAAGAGGATTTATAGAACAGCTCACCCATGAAAACGAAATCAAAGAACTTTTTAAAAATGAAAAAATAACTTTTTATATAGGATTTGACCCAACGGCAGACAGTTTGCATGTCGGACATTTTTTAACAGTTATGGCCATGGCGCATATGCAGCGCGCCGGTCACCGTCCTATCTGTCTTATGGGCGGCGGCACAGGAATGATCGGCGACCCTACCGGAAAAACCGATATGCGTAAAATGATGACGACTGAAATAATAGATCATAATGTCGCATGTTTTAAAAAGCAACTGTCTCGATTTATTGACTTTAGCGATGATAAAGCAATAATTGTTGACAACGGAGACTGGATCCGTAAACTTAATTACATTGATTTTCTTAGGGATATTGGCGTACATTTTTCTGTTAACCGCATGATTAAAGCGGAATGTTTTAAAACAAGAATGGAAAAAGGCCTTTCTTTCCTTGAATTTAACTATATGCTTATGCAGGCTAACGATTTTTTGGAACTTAACAAAAGATATGGCTGTATTATGCAGCTCGGCGGGAATGACCAATGGAGCAATATAATCGAAGGCGTTGACTTGATAAGACGAAAAGAAGGCAGACCGGCTTACGGCATGACATTTAAGCTCCTTACTAACAGCGAAGGCAACAAAATGGGAAAAACCGAAAAAGGCGCCGTTTGGCTTGACGCCGATAAAACTTCACCATACGAATTCTTCCAATACTGGAGAAATATCGGGGACAAAGACGTTGAAAAGTGCCTTGCTCTTTTAACGTTCCTTCCTATGGATGAAGTCCGCCGATTAGGAGCGCTTGAAGGAAGCGAAATAAATCATGCTAAAGAAGTGCTTGCATATGAACTTACAAAGATTGTACACGGCGAAGAAAACGCCGAACAGGCAAAACAGGCGGCACGCGCCCTTTTCAGCGGCGGAGCAGAAGGCGGCTCGATACCTGAAACCGAGATTTCA
Above is a window of Anaerotignum faecicola DNA encoding:
- the tyrS gene encoding tyrosine--tRNA ligase, whose translation is MKNAFEILEERGFIEQLTHENEIKELFKNEKITFYIGFDPTADSLHVGHFLTVMAMAHMQRAGHRPICLMGGGTGMIGDPTGKTDMRKMMTTEIIDHNVACFKKQLSRFIDFSDDKAIIVDNGDWIRKLNYIDFLRDIGVHFSVNRMIKAECFKTRMEKGLSFLEFNYMLMQANDFLELNKRYGCIMQLGGNDQWSNIIEGVDLIRRKEGRPAYGMTFKLLTNSEGNKMGKTEKGAVWLDADKTSPYEFFQYWRNIGDKDVEKCLALLTFLPMDEVRRLGALEGSEINHAKEVLAYELTKIVHGEENAEQAKQAARALFSGGAEGGSIPETEISKADFAEGMDILSILTTVGLSSSRAEGRRLIQQGGLKMNENKVESFDLKVTENDFKDGKLMLQKGKKVFHQVKLV